CGTCGTCTCAAAGCTAGCCACAAGCAAACCGATGATGTTGTTAGAAATCTCCATTTCGCTCAAAAACTGCCCATCTTCATCTGTCACAAGTAGCATCTTGGACAATAGGTCACGACCCTCGGTCTCCTTTTTCTCCGTCAGCTCCTTCCTCCTCTCTGTGATGATCCTCATCAGCTCTTCACGCACCAATTTGCCTCCTTTGATGGCACGATTGTAGGCCGTACCTGGCAAATCTATAGGTACGGAGAACATCCCGTTGGTCACAAGAGTAAAGGGTTCGGACAACCTCTTTATGTGCTCTGGATCAACCACACTGAGAAACAATCTACACGCCAGCTCAAAGGTGTACTTCTTGGACAGGGGAGAAACTTTGACAACAGAATTGGGGGTCCAGTCGTTATCCAAATGCTCACGAGCCAGAGCATCCATCACTGGTATGTACTGTTTTAAGGCCTCAGGCTTGAGAATGTCGTGGTGAAAGCTACGTTTTAGGGCCGATACTTCCTTCAAGTTACTCTCAACAAATTCAGGGAACAGCAAGGCTTTCTTCATTGATTGTGGCCACCAGGAAGTCAGAAGTTTGTTCTCATTCATGAAAAGGAACTTGTTACCTTGTGCACCACAGAATATGGCCATTTTTTCTCCTAACAAAGAGGTTTGGAATACTTCCGGTGAGTATTTCTCCATCCTATCTTTGACGAATTTCTGAGGGCCTAACACGGCAAACTCTATGTTTTCTCCCAGCATAGGCCAACCCCGTGAGCCGGGAGGCAGGTTTTTCGATTTTTCAGAACCCCTTTTAGGGATTAACGAGAAGAGATAGACGGAGAGAGGAAGAAGTATAAGAGGAAGAACATACGGTAAGAAGGCCTCCATACTTAATCCTTTGTGAGCAACTCAAGTATTGAATATGTGAAGTGAGTATGCCTTGGAGAAGTCCTGGAATGGAGTATATATAGGATAGAAAGGCTCATCGAATTCTTGGCCTGCATTTGGCAATTTATGAGGCAgaaaataagacaaaataaagtatatatggAGAGGCAAAAGACGAAAGGGTTTGGGAATGTAGTACTAATGCTGCAGCATTTGGGGTTATGACAAAATGTGGTATTTCAATTAGAACTAACTAAAGACATTGCTGTCTTAGGATATTCACTTTCTTTTATCCTTGTGTTTGTCTTATTAATGATACGTCGccatattctataatttgTATGGATCGATCGATGTTACAGAATCTAACAACAAAACTGATCAGATCCTCaaacaaataagtaaaaactctgaaaaaaaaatgacttttcATGAGGCAAACTGCAATAACATGTATTTGAAATTCACATTTGCTCAGAACAAGAACAGTCAAGAAtcaaaaatcaacaatttagcCTATGTCCCGACGACTTGGGGAAGCATTGGTCTTAAGGAAActtttcagaaaaagaaaagcttgCCCTTTGATGGATTTTCAGTGGACAAAAGTCtgttatttttacaaattattaaataaaaactctATCTAGCTA
The window above is part of the Sesamum indicum cultivar Zhongzhi No. 13 linkage group LG2, S_indicum_v1.0, whole genome shotgun sequence genome. Proteins encoded here:
- the LOC105177626 gene encoding beta-amyrin 28-oxidase-like, which gives rise to MEAFLPYVLPLILLPLSVYLFSLIPKRGSEKSKNLPPGSRGWPMLGENIEFAVLGPQKFVKDRMEKYSPEVFQTSLLGEKMAIFCGAQGNKFLFMNENKLLTSWWPQSMKKALLFPEFVESNLKEVSALKRSFHHDILKPEALKQYIPVMDALAREHLDNDWTPNSVVKVSPLSKKYTFELACRLFLSVVDPEHIKRLSEPFTLVTNGMFSVPIDLPGTAYNRAIKGGKLVREELMRIITERRKELTEKKETEGRDLLSKMLLVTDEDGQFLSEMEISNNIIGLLVASFETTSSAVTAVMNYLAELPHIYKQVLEEQMEIAKSKGPDELLTWEDIEKMRYSWNVARESLRLTPPAQGAFRETTTEFTYAGFTIPKGWKTFWTVHSSHKNPKYFPEPEKFNPSRFEGSGPAPYTFVPFGGGPRMCPGKEYARLEVLVFMHNVVRRFRLEKAIPNEKIVFHASPTPAYGLPVHLHPHEK